From Saccharibacillus brassicae:
CCGGCGGCAGCCTTCGGCCGTCGTGGCCAGCGGCTTCTCGCAGAAGACGTATTTGCCCGCTTCGATCGCGGCGAGCACGCTCTGCTCGTGCGCCGGTCCCCAACTGGTGACCAGCACCGCGCCGACGTCCGCCTGCGCCAGCAGCGCCTTGTCGTCCGGATAGACGACCGCGTCCAAGCCGTACTGCTCCACGACGACCTGCGCCGCTTCCTGATTGACGTCCGTGACGGCCGTGATCCGCGCGCCGGACAAGTTGGAAGAGATGCGCCGAATGTGGTCTTTGCCGATCGCTCCCGTGCCGATCACCCCGATGTTCAATGTCATGCCTGTGTCCTCCTCGTATTCGTCTGTGCTCCGCCCAGCAGATGTTCGTCGATATAGCGCCGCGCGATCAGCGCGTATTCCAGCGGATGCGCCACGTCGGGGTCCTGCTCCGCTTCGATCACGATCCAGCCGCGGTATCCGCTCCCGATCAGCTCGGCGTACACGTCCCTGAAGTCGATGCAGCCGTCGCCGGGCACGGTAAACATGCCGCTCAGGAACGACTGCATAAACGACCGGCCATCCCGGCGGCAGTCGTCGAGCACCGTCCGGCGCGCGTCCTTGAAGTGCACGTGGCCGATCCGGCCGATATGCTTGCGCAGCAGCGGCAGGCAGCCGCCGTCCGATACGAAAATATGGCCGGTATCGTACAGCAGCGACACTCTGGAAGCGTCGGTGCCGTCCATGAGCCGGTCGATCTCTTCCGCCGTCTGCACGCCCGTACCCATATGGTGATGGTAGACGAGGCGCAGCCCGTACTCCGCGGCGGCTGCGCCCAGCTCGTTCAGTCCCCGGCACAGCGCGTCCCATTCGGCGTCGTCAAAATAAGGCTTCTCCGCAAACACGTCGCGGTCGGTGCCCTGAATGCTTCGCGTCTGCTCGGACACGACGATGACGTCGGCCTTCACCTGCCGCAGATACTCGCACTGGGTACGAAACGAATCGATTACGCCCGGCAGGCCGTCGCGGATCAGATAGCTGCTGAACCATTGGCCCGCGATCCGTAGACGGCGCAGTTCCAATTCCTTGTTCAATACGGAAGCTTCCGGGAAAAAGCCGCCGACTTCCGTTCCTTCGAAGCCGGCGACGACAATATCGCTCAGCAGATGCTGAAGCGTGTTGCCCGCCCCGATCTCCGGCATGTCATCGTTGCGCCAGCCGATAGGCGCGATGCCCCAGGCGATGTTTGGTCCGCTCATGGTCGTTCTCCTTTGCTCTGCTAGAGTATGTACTCTTTACTGTGATGTATTGATTAACTTTTGATCATATGTGATTCTACATTAAGGTTAAAAGCGCTTTCAGTCAACTTGTTTCTATAAATATCTTGTGCAAACGCATAAAATCCGGCGGACTCCCTTTATTTACATTTCCCAAAATATTTTTGCGCAAAATCAGAATGTTCTCTTAATTCCTTGTTTCCCTACGCCGATACATAAAAGTAATTAACACTGTCACAGCGTCCGCATCCAAGACTACGGGAGGAAATCCATTCATGAATAAAAAGCATTTGTCCGTCGCCCTGTCTTCCCTGCTCGTTCTGCCCCTGCTCGCCCAGGCCGGGCCCGCGAATTTCGCGACGGCCGAAGGTGCGGACCAGGAAGTCGTAATCGTCTACAAAAACGAAGAAGGCAAAGAAGCCGCGCTTCAACAAACGACGGAAGTCCGGCACGAATTCGAGACGGTGCCGGCCGTATCGGCTGCGGTCAGCCCGACCGAACTGCGCGACCTCGTCAACAACCCCGATATCGCTTACGTCGAACGCAACATCTCGTTCGGCATTACGGACGCGGACGTCGAAGGCTACAGCTCGACGCCCAAACCGAATACCG
This genomic window contains:
- the iolE gene encoding myo-inosose-2 dehydratase, giving the protein MSGPNIAWGIAPIGWRNDDMPEIGAGNTLQHLLSDIVVAGFEGTEVGGFFPEASVLNKELELRRLRIAGQWFSSYLIRDGLPGVIDSFRTQCEYLRQVKADVIVVSEQTRSIQGTDRDVFAEKPYFDDAEWDALCRGLNELGAAAAEYGLRLVYHHHMGTGVQTAEEIDRLMDGTDASRVSLLYDTGHIFVSDGGCLPLLRKHIGRIGHVHFKDARRTVLDDCRRDGRSFMQSFLSGMFTVPGDGCIDFRDVYAELIGSGYRGWIVIEAEQDPDVAHPLEYALIARRYIDEHLLGGAQTNTRRTQA